The following proteins come from a genomic window of Terribacillus aidingensis:
- a CDS encoding VOC family protein: MKIVVTSIFVDDQDKALTFYTETLGFVKKHDEPAGEFRWITLVSPEEQNGTELLLEPNNNPVAKEYQEKLFAQDIPATMFGVTDIEKEYKRLLEHGVKFTTEPTEMGEVTLAVFDDTCGNYIQIVQNKVNG, encoded by the coding sequence ATGAAAATCGTTGTGACAAGTATATTCGTAGACGATCAAGACAAGGCATTGACATTTTACACAGAAACGCTGGGATTTGTGAAAAAGCATGATGAACCTGCTGGAGAATTCAGGTGGATAACCCTTGTTTCTCCTGAAGAGCAAAACGGTACCGAACTTTTGCTCGAACCGAATAACAATCCAGTTGCTAAAGAGTATCAGGAGAAGCTTTTTGCGCAAGACATCCCCGCAACGATGTTTGGCGTGACGGATATTGAGAAAGAGTATAAACGGTTATTGGAACACGGTGTGAAGTTTACTACAGAGCCGACAGAAATGGGAGAAGTCACATTAGCCGTTTTTGACGATACATGCGGCAACTATATTCAAATAGTACAGAATAAAGTGAACGGTTAA
- a CDS encoding DUF1002 domain-containing protein: MRGLTKCIAACFAVALMFSFAFSDVVSASTGKNTDSINEKFGLPIVVVGDSLSEAQKEQVREDLGVTNTDNIEEIPVTADDIVKYINGDANSRMYSSAMITREDEGHGLDVQIVTPDNITQVTVDMYKNALLTAGIEDATVDVASPVKVSGHSALTGIYKAYDTADGNLDPERTEVANEELDLATDLAQKEGLDNEKVTQLLTDIKQEIAEQNPATREDVEQIVTDQLSKLEISLSDEDRQLLIDLFDKMRELDINFDGVKSQLDDIATTIQDKIDEVAGNDGFWQSVKDFFKSIGDFFKNLF, encoded by the coding sequence ATGAGAGGGTTAACCAAATGCATAGCGGCTTGTTTCGCAGTTGCTTTGATGTTCAGCTTTGCCTTTTCCGATGTTGTATCCGCAAGTACAGGAAAGAACACGGATAGTATCAATGAAAAATTCGGCTTGCCGATTGTCGTAGTTGGAGATTCATTATCAGAAGCACAAAAAGAACAAGTCAGAGAAGACCTTGGTGTCACAAATACGGATAATATAGAAGAAATTCCGGTTACAGCCGATGATATCGTGAAATACATAAATGGAGATGCAAATTCCAGAATGTATTCTTCAGCGATGATCACAAGAGAAGACGAGGGTCATGGACTGGATGTCCAAATCGTCACACCTGACAATATCACGCAGGTAACAGTGGATATGTATAAAAATGCGCTGCTGACAGCTGGTATTGAGGATGCAACAGTAGATGTAGCTTCCCCGGTTAAGGTTAGCGGACATTCCGCTTTGACAGGCATCTACAAGGCGTACGATACAGCCGATGGGAACCTGGATCCGGAGCGGACAGAGGTAGCTAATGAAGAGCTTGATCTGGCTACAGATCTTGCGCAAAAAGAAGGCTTGGATAACGAAAAGGTTACCCAGCTCTTAACAGATATCAAGCAAGAAATTGCAGAGCAGAATCCTGCAACACGGGAAGATGTGGAGCAGATCGTAACGGATCAGCTGAGCAAGCTGGAAATCAGCCTTAGCGATGAAGATCGTCAGCTGCTTATCGATCTTTTCGATAAAATGCGTGAGCTGGACATCAATTTCGATGGGGTAAAATCACAGCTTGATGACATCGCTACTACAATCCAGGATAAGATAGATGAAGTGGCTGGAAATGATGGTTTCTGGCAAAGTGTGAAAGATTTCTTCAAGTCGATAGGTGACTTCTTCAAAAATCTGTTTTAG
- the queF gene encoding preQ(1) synthase: MAGRNPEEMTDVTLLGNQNNVYDFDYKPEVLETFDNKHTYRDYFVKFNCPEFTTLCPITNQPDFGTVYISYIPDEKMVESKSLKLYLFSFRNHGDFHEDCINIILNDLKELMNPRYIEVWGKFTPRGGISIDPYVNYGRPGTKYEQMADHRMMNHDMYPEKVDNR; this comes from the coding sequence ATGGCAGGAAGAAATCCTGAAGAAATGACAGACGTAACATTGCTTGGAAACCAAAACAATGTTTACGACTTCGATTACAAACCTGAGGTTCTCGAAACCTTTGATAATAAACACACATACCGTGACTATTTCGTGAAATTCAACTGTCCGGAATTCACGACGCTGTGCCCGATTACAAACCAGCCGGATTTCGGTACGGTTTACATCAGCTACATTCCTGATGAAAAGATGGTGGAAAGCAAATCACTGAAGCTGTATCTTTTCAGCTTCCGTAACCATGGTGACTTCCATGAAGATTGCATCAACATCATCCTGAACGACCTGAAAGAACTGATGAACCCACGCTACATCGAAGTATGGGGCAAGTTCACACCACGCGGCGGAATCTCTATCGACCCATACGTCAACTACGGCCGTCCAGGCACGAAGTATGAGCAAATGGCTGATCATCGCATGATGAACCATGATATGTATCCAGAGAAAGTGGATAATAGATAA
- a CDS encoding NADP-dependent oxidoreductase — protein sequence MAKNEEIQLAKRPEGTPTEENFRFVETEIPELEEGQVLIKSIYISVDPYMRGRMNDTKSYVPPYELDAPISGGIVGQVTDSKSDQFQKGDYVLGNLPWARFNAANPDNLQKVDPELGPISTALGVMGMPGLTAYFGLTDIGEPKAGETVVVSGAAGAVGSTVVQIAKILGARVVGIAGSPKKLDYVKNTLGADEVINYKEDNVAEALEKACPDGVDVYFDNVGGPVSDAVYPLLNAHARIPLCGSISSYNKKEDQGPRVHGYLVKSKAKMQGFIIGDYSDRYAEGKKQLSKWFSQDKLTFEENIVEGFENVPDAFLGLFKGENLGKQLVKVADEE from the coding sequence ATGGCGAAAAACGAAGAAATCCAATTGGCTAAACGTCCGGAAGGCACACCAACAGAAGAGAACTTCCGCTTTGTCGAAACAGAAATTCCTGAACTTGAAGAAGGACAGGTGCTCATCAAGAGCATCTATATCAGCGTGGATCCGTATATGCGCGGAAGAATGAACGATACGAAATCCTATGTCCCGCCATATGAACTGGATGCTCCCATCTCAGGAGGCATTGTCGGCCAAGTGACGGATTCCAAATCCGATCAATTCCAAAAAGGCGACTATGTACTCGGAAACCTGCCATGGGCCCGTTTCAATGCAGCAAATCCTGATAATCTGCAAAAAGTAGATCCAGAGCTCGGACCGATTTCCACTGCATTAGGTGTGATGGGTATGCCAGGTCTAACTGCATATTTCGGTTTGACTGATATTGGCGAACCAAAAGCTGGTGAAACAGTCGTTGTTTCAGGTGCAGCTGGTGCAGTCGGTTCAACTGTTGTCCAAATTGCCAAGATTCTCGGTGCGCGTGTAGTCGGAATTGCCGGCTCTCCGAAGAAACTCGATTATGTGAAAAACACACTAGGTGCGGATGAAGTAATCAACTATAAAGAAGACAATGTAGCAGAAGCATTGGAAAAAGCATGCCCGGACGGCGTCGATGTTTACTTCGACAACGTAGGCGGACCCGTATCCGACGCAGTTTACCCACTGCTCAACGCGCACGCACGTATCCCTCTTTGCGGCAGCATTTCTTCTTATAATAAAAAAGAAGACCAAGGCCCTCGCGTCCACGGCTATCTCGTCAAATCCAAAGCCAAAATGCAAGGCTTCATCATAGGTGACTACAGCGACCGCTACGCCGAAGGAAAGAAACAGCTATCCAAATGGTTCAGCCAAGACAAGCTTACCTTCGAAGAAAATATAGTAGAAGGTTTTGAAAATGTGCCGGATGCTTTTCTTGGACTGTTCAAAGGGGAAAACCTAGGTAAGCAACTGGTTAAAGTAGCGGATGAAGAATAA
- a CDS encoding DUF2188 domain-containing protein gives MPWTMDDYPASFKNLDKPIKKKAIEIANVMVDEGYDEGRAIPIATNQAKEWKSNASEKEVKDFLKHDDPTKRDSNASHSNPDLIDNAEEVVPHEDGWAVQSKGSKRPSQVFDNKQDAIKRAKEIADNKGTETIIHKKDGSVQKRS, from the coding sequence ATGCCATGGACGATGGACGATTATCCTGCTTCGTTTAAGAATCTGGACAAGCCGATAAAAAAGAAAGCGATAGAAATTGCCAATGTGATGGTGGATGAAGGCTACGACGAAGGCAGGGCTATTCCGATTGCGACCAATCAGGCGAAAGAGTGGAAGTCGAATGCCTCCGAAAAGGAAGTGAAGGACTTTCTAAAGCACGATGATCCGACAAAACGTGACTCAAATGCCTCACATAGTAATCCGGATTTGATCGATAATGCAGAGGAAGTTGTTCCGCATGAGGATGGCTGGGCAGTACAATCTAAAGGGTCAAAACGGCCGTCGCAGGTCTTCGATAACAAACAGGACGCAATCAAACGGGCGAAAGAGATTGCGGATAATAAAGGGACAGAAACGATTATCCATAAAAAAGATGGTTCTGTTCAGAAGCGTTCTTAA